In a single window of the Longimicrobium sp. genome:
- a CDS encoding peptidoglycan-binding domain-containing protein produces the protein MPLHTLAQGECARSIAAQRGTPWAALWEHPENAELRARRPDPAVLQPGDVLFVPDPEPAPRPCAVQIRNRYTVSGRTTLFRLRLLREGDAPRAAQAYQLCVDGFWQSGSTDAEGWLEARIPCDARRGELVLPAHDGQSVAEAEERFELAFGHLDPSDEISGAQGRLRNLGFAACEVDGVPGPETEDALRLFQATAGLEETGRLDPPTADALRARHGS, from the coding sequence ATGCCCCTTCATACCCTCGCGCAGGGTGAATGCGCGCGCAGCATCGCCGCGCAGCGCGGCACCCCGTGGGCCGCCCTCTGGGAGCATCCGGAGAACGCGGAGTTGCGCGCGCGCCGCCCCGACCCCGCCGTGCTCCAGCCGGGCGACGTCCTCTTCGTCCCCGACCCGGAGCCCGCGCCGCGTCCATGCGCCGTGCAGATCCGCAACCGCTACACGGTCAGCGGCCGCACCACCCTCTTCCGGCTCCGCCTGCTGCGCGAGGGCGACGCACCGCGCGCGGCGCAGGCGTACCAGCTCTGCGTGGACGGCTTCTGGCAGTCCGGCAGCACGGACGCAGAGGGCTGGCTGGAGGCGCGCATCCCCTGCGACGCGCGACGGGGCGAGCTGGTGCTCCCGGCCCACGACGGCCAGTCCGTGGCCGAGGCCGAGGAGCGCTTCGAGCTCGCGTTCGGCCACCTCGACCCCTCGGACGAGATCAGCGGCGCGCAGGGCCGCCTCCGCAACCTGGGCTTCGCCGCGTGCGAGGTGGACGGCGTCCCCGGCCCGGAAACGGAGGATGCACTCCGTCTCTTCCAGGCCACCGCCGGCCTCGAGGAGACGGGCCGCCTCGACCCCCCAACCGCCGATGCACTCCGCGCCCGCCACGGAAGCTGA
- a CDS encoding DUF4123 domain-containing protein: protein MTQAVVDAAQLRRYVDAGELYAIVDACDRADVPPMAWERGARAASLFAGTEDAALWALAPYLFAADAELLEWIAETRAEDAWGVFVMADCGLEALASHLRELLVVRSPDGERMRFRFYDPRVLRGHLESCDADALRGFFGPARAFGVAEEDGVRLFYGAARKIRVVAESSP, encoded by the coding sequence ATGACGCAAGCCGTGGTCGATGCCGCGCAGCTCCGGCGCTACGTGGACGCGGGGGAGTTGTACGCCATCGTCGACGCGTGCGACCGGGCGGACGTGCCGCCGATGGCGTGGGAGCGGGGAGCGCGCGCGGCTTCGCTGTTCGCGGGCACGGAAGACGCCGCGCTGTGGGCCCTCGCGCCGTACCTGTTCGCGGCGGATGCGGAGCTGCTGGAGTGGATCGCGGAGACGCGGGCGGAGGATGCGTGGGGCGTGTTCGTGATGGCGGATTGCGGTCTGGAGGCGCTGGCCAGCCACCTCCGCGAGCTGCTCGTGGTGCGGTCACCGGACGGCGAGCGCATGCGGTTCCGCTTCTACGATCCGCGCGTCCTCCGCGGCCATCTCGAGAGCTGCGATGCGGATGCGTTGCGCGGCTTCTTTGGCCCGGCGCGCGCGTTCGGCGTGGCGGAGGAGGACGGGGTGCGGCTCTTTTACGGCGCGGCGCGGAAGATCCGGGTGGTGGCCGAGTCATCTCCGTGA